A region of Subtercola boreus DNA encodes the following proteins:
- a CDS encoding helix-turn-helix domain-containing protein gives MRRSIRVAITSPSSARGTVWSFGGVDVVDVVQQPTAPIPLFGPRPGISPHPRFDERVAVIALVDGDVTVAHDGNLLRFASGSAAFAASNATTTVEISEPCRALAVSMPRSWLRAAGVEVHDSFGAFAYSTAQSSPLMSFLLALIEILDEQSLPCEPTATVLTGLVSRLFLADNAYSLGAHQPDLDVRALADSLIALGSSDSGYGAKTLAAQLQMSPAELERTFSVTGDRGNAGSAITERRMAMAMLGLQATGLEVSSLKEIARHAGFSGEHELHRALKTVYGTTVKAVLLAQSEEAATSRAGFSLNRTA, from the coding sequence ATGCGTCGAAGTATCCGTGTGGCGATCACGTCGCCCTCCTCCGCCCGAGGCACGGTCTGGTCGTTCGGCGGTGTCGATGTCGTCGACGTGGTGCAGCAGCCCACAGCACCGATCCCCCTCTTCGGACCTCGCCCGGGGATCTCCCCACACCCCCGTTTCGACGAGCGCGTTGCGGTGATCGCCCTGGTCGACGGCGACGTCACGGTTGCTCACGATGGCAACCTGCTGCGGTTCGCCTCCGGCTCCGCAGCGTTCGCCGCCTCGAACGCCACGACCACGGTCGAGATCTCGGAGCCCTGTCGCGCCCTGGCCGTCTCCATGCCGCGCAGCTGGCTGCGCGCAGCGGGCGTCGAGGTCCACGACTCATTCGGAGCTTTCGCCTACTCCACCGCCCAGAGCTCACCGCTGATGTCGTTCCTGCTCGCGCTCATCGAGATCCTCGACGAGCAGTCGCTTCCGTGCGAACCGACGGCCACCGTGCTCACCGGACTGGTGTCCAGGCTCTTCCTCGCCGACAACGCCTACTCGCTCGGCGCCCATCAGCCCGATCTGGATGTTCGTGCCCTCGCCGATTCGCTCATCGCGCTCGGGTCGAGCGATTCCGGCTACGGGGCGAAGACACTGGCTGCGCAGCTCCAGATGTCTCCGGCCGAACTCGAACGCACTTTCAGCGTCACCGGCGATCGCGGCAACGCCGGCTCGGCGATCACCGAGCGCCGGATGGCCATGGCGATGCTCGGGCTGCAGGCCACCGGACTCGAGGTGTCTTCGCTGAAGGAGATCGCCAGGCATGCCGGATTCTCCGGCGAACACGAACTCCACCGGGCTCTGAAGACGGTGTACGGAACGACCGTGAAGGCGGTTCTGCTGGCCCAGTCCGAAGAAGCGGCGACCAGTCGGGCTGGGTTTTCGCTGAACCGTACAGCGTGA
- a CDS encoding MFS transporter codes for MSTTERTQGSGAGGVKSLVPARMDRLPWTRFHWSIVIGLGFSWVLDGLEIQIVASAGFQKDLGMSPADVGLAGTVYLVGQIVGALVFGRLSDKLGRRKLFILTLVIYLIASAAAGLSPSMYVLFFFRFFAGMGIGGEYAAINSAIDELIPSHYRGRVDIAINGTYWGGAALGSAANLFFLNPDNFAENIGWRLAFFIGPILGLAIIYLRRHIPESPRWLMTHGREKEAEETVDDIEARVEREGGKIEPVDEKLAITVKATESIPFRTIVRVLFRDYPKRTLVGATMMITQSFLYNAIFFTYALVLQNFYGTDSVSTQFYFFPFAIGNLLGPLLLGHLFDVWGRRKMILLTYGVSGVVLGVSAVLFSAGALDATTQTIFWCVSFFFASAGASSAYLTVSEIFPLELRSQAISYFFALGQLAGAGAPLIYGILIGDGTDRGPLTGGYFLGAGIMILGGIIAFIFGVDAERKSLESITQPLSVVTDDRQTGR; via the coding sequence GTGTCAACGACAGAGCGAACCCAGGGCAGTGGTGCCGGAGGCGTGAAGAGCCTCGTCCCGGCACGGATGGACAGGCTCCCGTGGACGAGGTTCCATTGGTCGATCGTCATCGGGCTGGGGTTCTCGTGGGTGCTCGACGGCCTCGAGATCCAGATCGTCGCGTCAGCGGGGTTCCAGAAGGATCTCGGCATGAGCCCCGCCGATGTGGGGCTCGCCGGCACGGTCTACCTGGTCGGCCAGATCGTCGGTGCGCTCGTCTTCGGCCGCCTCTCCGACAAGCTGGGGCGCAGGAAGCTGTTCATCCTGACACTCGTGATCTACCTCATCGCCAGTGCCGCGGCGGGACTCTCACCGAGCATGTACGTGCTGTTCTTCTTCCGGTTCTTCGCCGGAATGGGAATCGGCGGCGAGTACGCGGCCATCAACTCAGCGATCGACGAACTGATCCCGTCGCACTACCGCGGGCGGGTCGACATTGCAATCAACGGCACGTACTGGGGCGGCGCGGCCCTCGGATCGGCGGCGAACCTCTTCTTCCTGAACCCCGACAACTTCGCCGAGAACATCGGCTGGCGGCTCGCGTTCTTCATCGGCCCGATCCTCGGCCTTGCGATCATCTACCTGAGGCGGCACATCCCCGAGAGTCCGCGCTGGCTGATGACCCATGGCCGCGAGAAGGAGGCTGAGGAGACGGTCGACGACATCGAGGCCCGCGTGGAACGGGAGGGCGGGAAGATCGAGCCGGTCGACGAGAAGCTGGCGATCACCGTGAAGGCCACGGAGAGCATCCCGTTCCGCACCATCGTGAGGGTGCTGTTCCGCGACTACCCGAAGCGCACCCTGGTCGGCGCGACGATGATGATCACCCAGTCGTTCCTCTACAACGCCATCTTCTTCACCTATGCGCTTGTGCTGCAGAACTTCTACGGCACCGACTCCGTGTCGACGCAGTTCTACTTCTTCCCGTTCGCCATCGGCAATCTGCTCGGCCCGCTGCTGCTCGGTCACCTCTTCGACGTCTGGGGCAGGCGCAAGATGATCCTGCTCACCTATGGCGTCTCCGGTGTCGTCCTCGGCGTCTCCGCTGTGCTGTTCAGCGCTGGTGCGCTCGACGCGACGACGCAGACGATCTTCTGGTGCGTCTCGTTCTTCTTCGCCTCGGCCGGCGCGTCGAGTGCATACCTCACCGTGAGCGAGATCTTCCCGCTCGAGCTCCGCAGCCAGGCGATCTCGTACTTCTTCGCCCTCGGCCAGCTCGCCGGAGCCGGGGCCCCGTTGATCTACGGGATCCTGATCGGCGACGGCACCGATCGCGGCCCGCTGACGGGCGGCTACTTCCTCGGGGCCGGCATCATGATCCTCGGCGGCATCATCGCCTTCATCTTCGGTGTGGATGCCGAACGCAAGTCGCTCGAATCGATCACCCAGCCCCTGTCCGTCGTGACTGATGACCGGCAGACTGGGCGGTAA
- a CDS encoding antitoxin gives MGLEDITAKAKSFLADGKVQDALKSEKAEDVSDNILESVSGAVKKVTGGKFDEQIDSARDKADKAVGTE, from the coding sequence ATGGGACTCGAAGACATCACGGCAAAAGCAAAGTCTTTCCTTGCAGATGGCAAGGTTCAGGATGCGCTGAAGAGCGAGAAGGCCGAAGACGTCAGCGACAACATCCTCGAGTCGGTCAGCGGCGCGGTCAAGAAGGTCACCGGCGGCAAGTTCGACGAGCAGATCGACAGTGCCCGCGACAAGGCCGACAAGGCCGTCGGCACCGAGTGA